One candidate division WOR-3 bacterium genomic window, GATACTGGGGTGCCCCTATTCCTGTCATTCATTGCCCCCACTGTGGTATAGTACCTGTTCCAGAAGAGGATTTACCGGTTTTGTTACCTGAAAATATTAAAGATTTTAAACCTAAGGGGAGGTCACCCCTTGAAGATGTGGAAGATTGGATCAATACCAAATGCCCCGTTTGTGGTGCCGATGCTAAACGTGATCCCGATACTATGGATACTTTTGTAGATTCCAGCTGGTATTTCTTAAGATATATTGACGCAAAAAATTCGAAGGCTATTTTTGACCCTGATAAAGTAAACAGGTGGATGCCGGTGGATCAATACATTGGCGGAGTTGAGCATGCGACCAAACATCTCATTTATGCAAGGTTTATTCAGAAGGTCCTTTACGACGAAGGATTGGTAAATCAAATGGAACCCTTTGCAAACCTCTTTGCCCAGGGCCTTGTCCATAAGAGCTTCAATTACTGCAGGCACTGCGGCGAGGTTGTTGAGGATGAGGATGTGATAGATGGAATTCACGTTAAATGTGGGAACAAAATTGAAGTACTTACAGAAATGATGTCCAAATCCCGTGGTAATATTGTACCTGTGGCACCATTTGTTGAGGAGCACGGTGCTGATGTGGCCAGAATTACTATCCTCTTTGCTGGACCTGCGGAAAAGGATATGGTGTGGTCGGATGCAGGTGTAGAAGGTGCAAAGAGATTTTTGGTAAGAATTCTCAGATTTTATAAGGAAAATGGGCAGGTTGTTAAAGGTCAAAGAATTTCCGTTAACCCTGATAACCTTGACGAAAGCGAGAAATACTTGTATATAAGGCTTCAGCAAACCATAAAATCCGTTCGTGAAGATTCGTCTCAGTTCCACTTTAATACTGCTATTGCTAAGATGATGGAATTTTTGAATGATTTACAAGATTTTAATAAGAAAGATTCTGTTGTCCTTAAAAAGGCCTGCGTTGATTTTGCTTTGCTTCTTGCGCCCTTTGCCCCTCATATTGCGGAGGAATTATGGCATACTATGGGATTTGAAGATACAATTTTTGCCGAAAGGTATCCCGATTATGATGAAAGGTACTTGCATTTTGAGGAGATTGAAATACCAGTACAAATAAATGGGAAGGTGAGGGGCAAAGTTACTGTCCCCAAAGGTGCAGGCCAGGAAGAGGTTTTAAAAAGGGCCTTAGAGGTTGAGAAAATAAAAAGTTACGTTGAGGGCAATGACATTGAAAAGGTCGTTTTTGTTCAAGATAGGTTGTTAAATATTGTAATAAAAACTCGGGGAGGTAAAGCTGATGGTTGAGAAAATTAGAAACGTCACAATTGTTGGACACGGCGGAAGCGGAAAAACTACATTATGTGAGGCAATCTTTTATAAAACCGGCGTGATCAGCCGAATGGGGTCTATTGAGCAGGGCAATACCGTTATGGATTACGATGAAGAGGAGATTAAAAGAAAGTTTTCCATACGGCTTGCTGTTGGTTATGTCGAGTACAATGGGTATTTCATCAATTTGATAGATACTCCGGGATATCTTGATTTCGCAGGCGAAGTTGCGGCGGGAATTAGAGTTGCCGATAATGCCCTGGTGGTGATCGATGCAACCTCAGGAATTGAGGTAGGTACCGAGAAGTACTTTGAAATGGCGAAAAAGAAGGGTATTCCAATCTTCCTGTTCATAAACAAGATGACGGGACAGGAGATCAATTTAGACAAACTCTGGGAAGAGCTGAAGCAGATCTTCGGTCACCATGTGACACCCTTCCAGATTCCGCTTGGCAAAGGGGCAAACTTTAAAGGGGTGTTTGATTTAGTAACGGGTGATGTGAATTCCCTCCCACCGGATGTTAAAGATTATGCATTGAAAGAAAGAGAAAAGTTTAGGGAAAATATAATTGAAACGTCCGAAGATTTGCTTGAGAAATACATGGCTGGTGAGGAGATTTCTGATGCTGAGTTGATGCCTGTTCTGAAGAAGTCTATTTTAAATCAGGAAATTATTCCCGTATTTTATGGAGATGCGAAGGAAGCCCTTGGTATTGTTGAACTTCTGAACGGTATTGTTTCCTTTGCCGCTTCGCCCGTTGACGTGAAGCCTGAAGTTGGAAAACTCTCTGGCAACGATGTTGAAATCAAGCCGGATCCAGAAGGTAAAGCGGTCGCCTTTGTATTTAAGACCTTCCAGGAGGCGCACTTAGGTGAAGTGAGCATAATAAAGGTGCTTTCAGGAAAGATCGAATCAGGCAAGGAGTACTTAAATTCAAGGACACAAAGGGCGGAGAAGGTCAACCAGATGTACATAGTAAGGGGCGCAGACAGGAAGGAGGTCCCAACCTTATCGGCGGGAATGATTGGAGCCCTCGTGAAACTAAAGGATACAAAGACAAATGATACACTAAGTGATAAAGATTATCCCGTTGAGGTTGAGAAGATCGTATTTCCGGAACCGCTCGTATCAATAGCAATTGTACCTGAAAGCAGAGAGGACCAGGATAAGGTTTCGGAAGGCCTCAACAGGTTGAGAAATGAGGATCCTGCCATTGACTTCAAATATGATCCTGAACTTAAACAAACCCTTCTCTGGGGTTTAGGTGAAATCCATCTTGATGTGGTTATTTCAAGATTGAAGGAAAAATACGGCGTAAATGTTAGAACGGAAAAGCCAAAGATCCCTTATAGGGAAAGTATAAGGAAAACAGCTGAAGGTTTTGGAAAATACGTGAAACAGACCGGTGGCCATGGCCAGTATGGAATTTGTAATATTAGAATCGAGCCACTCCCAAGGGGCGGCGGTTATGAGTTTGTGAACCAGATATTCGGTGGTGCAATTCCGAACAACTTCATTCCCGCTGTGGAAACCGGTGTTAAAAAGGCGATGGAATCAGGTGTACTGGCTGGTGCAAAGGTCGTTGATGTAAGAGTTGTACTTTACGATGGTAAATACCATCCAGTGGACTCCTCCAACCTGGCCTTTGAAATTGCTGGTTCCTTAGCCTTTAAAGATGCGCAGGCCAAAGCAGATCCTTATTTGCTTGAGCCTATTTATGAACTCGAAGTTACTGTTCCTGAGGAGTTCATGGGCGATGTGATAGGAGATATTAACGCAAGAAGAGGAAAGATTCTGGGAATGGATTCTCAGGGTAGGTATCAGGTTATAAGAGCTCTCGTTCCTCTTGCAGAGCTTTATAAGTATTCTTCAACTTTACGTTCCATTACAAAGGGTAGAGGAACTTATACGATGAAGTTTTCCCATTACGATGAAGTCCCTGCTGAGATTGCGAAGAAGATTATCGAAGAGGCAAAGAAGGAGAAGAAAGAAGAATAGCTTACTTGTAGCTTAGAATGTAAGAAGTATTAAAACTTCTGAAGTCCAATCTGAGATTACAAAAAGCGTCGACCATTGAGCCTCTCACTCCGAGAGGTTCAATGGTCCTTTTTGTTTTTGGAGAGGTTGGGGACTTGTAAACGATTTCTACATAACGGTTTTGCCTGCCAAGTAAAAAGATATCCCGAGCTACTGGATTCAATTTTATATTAAAGTATCCTCTCTCGTGTAACTCTTTAAGCGTCCTGAATCCCTGCGCTCTAAAGTGTTCTAAGAGTTTTATCCAAATTTTTAGGGTCGTCTCAGCGTCGGGGAGGGCGCGGTGAAAGTGGGAAGGATAAATATCCAGTTCCTTTGATACAGTGTATAGAGATCTTTCCTTTGGAGTTCCCAGAATCTTAGAAGCAACCCCCTGGACGTCGATAATATAGTTGTATAAAGGTGCCTCCCCTTGCAGTCTCAACTCTTTATTGAGAATGGAGAGGTCTAAGGAGAGAATATTGAACCCAATTAATATCGAGTCACCAATAAAATCCACTATTTTTTTCTTTAGTTGTCTGAACTCTGGTGCATTCTGGAATTCTGCTTTTGTAATCCCGTGGATATTGATAGAATGCTGCGTCGGTTCAACCCCGGGGTTAAAAAGGCTTTCAAAATATTGCTTTTTCCCGTTATATTCCCATTTCACTAAGGCGATTTCAAGTATCCTGTCTTCCTTAATTCGTAGTCCAGTGGCTTCTATATCAAGTGCCACAAAAGAACATTTTTCGAAAGGGAAGTCACTGGTTAGATTTTTTTCAAAAATCATCGAACTATCTCCCTTGAAAGCTTTAATAGTTCTACATTATAGTTTGCTATCTCTTGATCTGTGGCTCCAAGATCTCTTGCCATTCTTAAAAATTTTACCGCGTTTGTAGTATCTTTTTCTTTAATGTAAATGTCCGATACCATCAAACAAAAATCCTTTTTGAACGGGAAGTCTTTATTGGCGTAACGGTTAACCAGTGAGTTAAATGTTAATACCTTGCCTTCATTCTTTACCGCTTTTAGAACGAGTTCTAAGATACGATAAGAGGTGTACTCTTTGATTTCATCCGGCATAATCTCTGTGCCGAGCATCTCTACTTCATTGTATTTATTGAGTAAGAAATAAATTTCCATTATCTCAACTTGGGCTTGATTGTAGTAGGTTCCCTGTTTGACCGTACTGAGAGATTTTAGTGCGACATCGTAAAGTCTCAACCTCTTGTAAAATCTTCCAAGGGTCAAATAGACATAGTCTTCAATATCTGGATTTTTAGACAACAATTCTTTCAAAATAGTCGTATCTTCCAGGGTGGCGATTTGACTACTAAAGTACAGGTCAATAGCATCAAGGGTTTTTGAATTCTCTGGAAATTTGCCAATTAACGAGTTTAGTAACTTTCTTGCATTCTCAGTGTCCTTAGAATAGATATACTTGAGAAGGAGATCGTAATAAAGTTGTGGAACATAAGGGCTGTCAGGAAACTTGTTAATATAGCTATAATAAGCCTTGTCGAGAGATTCGTAATCACCTTTTTTGTACTTCAGCATCTCAATATTGTAGTAAATTTCGTAAATTTTCGGTTTTCTGGTCTCATATAGTAGCATCGTTTGATATGTTGTAATGGCCTTTGAGTAATCTTTATGCGCTTCATGGATTTTTGCTTTGATGGTGAGTAAGTTAAATTTTAGTTCAACGGGGAGATCTCGTTTTTTTAGCACTTTTTCAATGATTTCCAGGGCATCATCATACTGTGAAAGCTGATAATAAGCAGTTATAAGATTGAAGGAGGCATCAAGGTAAAGGTTCGAGTCTTCTCTCACTCTCTGGAAATATAAAACAGCTTTCTTGTAAAGTCCAAATTTCAAGTAAGTCAATCCCAAAAGGTAATTACAAGAGTCCTTGATCATTGGATCCTGTATCAAATTTGAGGCTTGCAATAAGTGCTTTGTAATGTTAATCAAATTGCTTCCCCTGTAAAAGAAGGCCTTTCCCTTTATCCAGAAATATTCGCCTTTAAATGAAGGAAATTTTGAAAAAAAATGCACTGTATCTATTGAATTTAAAGCTTCTATGGCTGTTGACCACTCACCCTGGTCTGCCAGATCCTCTGCGTATAAAAAAGATACGTAGTCTTCGAGTTGATGCCCTTTATTTGTCGTAAGCCACTCCTTGTAATAAGTGAAGGGTACTTTTCTGCCCGTCTTCTTTAACGCTACTATGTAAAGGACGCGGAAATAGGGGAGTAGCTTCTCGTTTAAGGCTATATTTTGTTCCTCTATATATGAAACAATAGAATCCCAAAGTTCTTTTTGGCTGAAGGTTAGAAGGGTGAGCTCACCCCAGTTTAGGCCTTTGCTTAAAGATTCCGCTTCGCTGTAGTTTCCCAGCTTATACAAAGAAAAAGCTCTAAGGTAAAGGGCCTCTTTTAGACGACATTTTGTAAGGAAAGTAAGGGCAGTGTCCAGCTTGTTCAATTTAAACAGAGTAAGCCCCATAATGAAATAGAGGGTGTCGTCCGAGGGAATTTCATCTTTTAGCTCTATGATTTGATTCAATTTATTTGAGTTGTAAAGGTATGTAAAGTAATCTCTGTATAATGTTAAGGAATCGGAATGGCCTGACTCTTTTAGGATTTTCTGTAGAGTGTTATAGGCCTCTTTTTCGTTACCTGAAGTTTTGTAAATCCTGTATAGATAAAGTAGTGCTTTTCTCTTTGTTTTTTGATCCTTGGAGGTATTGAGTAGTTTTTGGGCGTAGTATTCTGCCGAATCGATCATACCCGAAGCGAAATATTTGTCTATTTTTGATTCCAAACCCGTTTTAAGATAAAGGTGTTCATAGGGCGGAATAAATAGATTAAGGGAAAGAAGGAAAATCAGCATTTTATTTTCTTAAAGATTTAAAGAAGGACTGCATCAGATTCTTTACTTTTTCCTGGAGTTCGGGATCTTCATACTTTTGGACTTCAAATTTATGGTTAAATTTGAATAGATCGTCAATTTGTAGTTGACTTTCAAAGGTCCCAAATTTCGGATCTTCCACAAGATATACAACTTTATCAATTCTTGAGAGTATTAGAGCACCTGTGCACATTAAACAGGGTTCTAAGGTTACATACATAGTACAGCCTGTAAGTCTCCAATTTTTAAGTTTCTCCCCTGCGGAGCCAATGGCAATAATTTCTGCATGGGCAGTAGGGTCGTTAAGGCTTTCAACTCGATTGTGTCCCTTAGCAATAATTTCCCCATCCTTGACTATCACACACCCTACGGGGACTTCACCTTCCTTAAAGGCGGATTCTGCTTCCCGAATTGCCTCTTGAAAATAGTATTTTTCTAAATTGAGCATTACAAAAACCTTTAAAATGCGCCCGGAGGGACTTGAACCCCCAGCCTACGGATTCGTAGTCCGCCGCTCTATCCTGTTGAGCTACGGGCGCATTGTGTAAATTTTAAAATCGAGTAGGCGGATATTCAATGAAAGAGGGAAGGTGGGGGAAGTGTGGAAGTTTAAATTGGAGGGGTTGGATAACGTCGTCTATTTAGACGATTCTTTGCTAAAGTTCTTTATGACCATTTGGAATTTTTTTTTTATGGACTCTGTAAAATTGAACCAAGGTTTCTTATGTGCTATAATTTAATACAACTTTGAAGAGTTTAACGTGTAATGTGATGGGTTAAAACATAGGAGGAAGTTCAGAATGGAAGTTATGGAAAAAATTCAGAAATTGCTCAAAGAGATCTTTCAATTTGACTGTGCAGATTTAGGTTATGGGATATATCGTGTTTTGAATTATAAGAGAAAACAAGTTGACAAGTTTATCAATGAAGACCTGAGAAATAAAATTGAATCTGCTTTTACTTGCTCGTTTCTTGGCAAATTAGAAGAATACCCCAAAGCTATGCTTACGGGAGAAAGAAAGTTTAGTTATATAAAAGGAAAAGTGATAATGAAATTGCTACGCAACTTCCAATTAAGTAAAATTAGACAAATTTTTTTCATATCTTTAAGTGCGTGGGCTTTTAAAAATAAAGCTTACTAATTAAAGGGGGTAAATAATATGCCAGACAATGACCCCACAAAAATAACCCAAATTTTTTCGGCTTCAGATGTGAAACACGGCCTATCTCTCTTCACTGATGATGAGATTAGAGCTGTGGAAGACATGATTATAGAACGGGATGGAAAATTTTATATCAAATGCCAGATCAAAGAAAAGGACAAAGTTGCGAAACCTGAAGAAATTGTAAGGCAACTTTGGATTTATAGATTGCTGAATAAATATAACTACCCGAAAGATAGGATAGATGTTGAAAGAGTGGTTTATTTTGGCTCAAGAGATTCTGGTTTAGCAGATATTGTTGTCCTACAGGAAGACCTTCAGCATCCATACATAATCTTTGAAGTAAAGAGGCCTCAAAGAACCGCAGGATTAGAACAACTAAAGAGTTATTGTAATGCAGATGGAGCTCCGATTGGTGTATGGTCTAATGGAAACGAAATGATAAGGCTTCACCGAGAAGATCCCAATATTTTTGTAGAGATTCCTCGAATACCAGAAAATGGAGAAACACTAAGGGATATTTTAACTGAAAGATGGACCCTTAAATGGCTTGAAGAGCATGATGAATTAAAGCAAGGTAAGACAACACTTAAAAAGATATTGTTGGACTTAGAGGAACTTGTTTTAGGTAATGCGGGAGTGGATCCATTTGAGGAAATTTTTAAGTTAATCTACGCTAAACTCTACGATGAATGGAGAGGGATTAATGACCCGTCCTATCAGTTAGAATTCTTTGTTGGAGACAGAAGCTCAGAACAGGTAAAAAGAGAAATATCAAACCTTTTAGAAGGGGCAAAGAGAGAATGGCAAGGAGTTTTTGAGCCAACGGATAGAATTGAATTGAGAAGCGAACATTTAAAAGTTTGCGTATCTTTCTTAGAAAAAATAAAGTTATTCAATTCCAATCTTCGCATCATAGATGAGGCTTTTGAATATCTAATACCTCAAGTCGCTAAGAAGAAAGAGGGGCAGTTTTTTACTCCCCGACCTGTAATAGATATGGTCGTTAAAATGCTCAATCCCAAAGCCAGTGAATTCGTTATTGACCCTGCCTGTGGCTCTGCTGGTTTTCTTTTGCATTCGGTGATGTGGGTTGCAGGCAAAGTGATTAGTGGAAAACCTTTACCTGAAAGTGCAAGAAACTTTGCTCAAACGAAGATTTACGGAATTGACATAGCCAAAAAAGCAGTAAAGATAGCCAAAGCAATAAACCTTATTGTAGGAGACGGCAAATCCCATATCTATAAAGACAACTCATTAGCGCCTCACACATGGGAAGATGAAACAAAATCAGGTTTAAGAAACAGGCTTTTAAGATTCCCTGATAATCCTAAAAAAGACGGGGAAAATCAAAGCAAGTTCCTATTCTTTGATTTTGATGTTTTAATGACCAATCCACCCTTTGCAGGGACGGTAAGGGAAATGGATATTTTAAAACTATATAACCTGGCGGAGAAAAACGGAAGATGGGTAAACAAAATAGGAAGACATATTCTTTTCTTAGAGCGCTCACTCCAATTTATAAGCCCAGGCGGAAGGATGGCCATTGTTTTACCTCAGGGTCTATTAAACAACACGAATGCTGAATACATCCGAAGATTTATTATAGATGAAGCAAGGGTTTTGGCAGTAGTTGGCTTGCATGTCAACACTTTCAAGCCACACACAGGAACAAAAACAAGCGTTTTGTTTTTACGAAAATACACCGATGAAGAAAAAGAACAAATCCAACAAATTAGAGCAAAATATGAAGGGGAATGGGAAAAATTTTTGGAAAACTTGAAAGAGAAATATCAAAATTTAACCTGGGATAGTCCGGTAGATGAAGAAGA contains:
- the leuS gene encoding leucine--tRNA ligase → MAEDFNLREIEKKWQKFWEEKNLYKTKEFPSRKYYVLEMFPYTSGDLHMGHLKNYVIGDVVSRVRMMEGYDVLHPIGWDAFGLPAENAAIKHGIHPKTWTYNNIENFRKTFKMLGISYDWDKELATCDPDYYKWTQWLFLLLYKKGLAYRKNEFVNWCPNCKTVLANEQVVDGKCERCKTPVVKKQLEQWFFKITDYAERLLEDLELLKGRWPENVIKQQENWIGRSYGTKIVFKYEKDGTEIPVFTTRADTLFGVTFITVAPEHELVKKFIQDSPYAREILEYVEKAVQKSDVEREFGAKEKTGVFTGLYAIHPFTGEKIPIWVGDYVLAHYGTGVVMGVPAHDQRDFEFAKKNNLPIKIVIKPVDGELDVETMDHAFEEYGIMVNSDKFSGLTSEEGIKAIQVELEKLGLGGKAVSYRLKDWLISRQRYWGAPIPVIHCPHCGIVPVPEEDLPVLLPENIKDFKPKGRSPLEDVEDWINTKCPVCGADAKRDPDTMDTFVDSSWYFLRYIDAKNSKAIFDPDKVNRWMPVDQYIGGVEHATKHLIYARFIQKVLYDEGLVNQMEPFANLFAQGLVHKSFNYCRHCGEVVEDEDVIDGIHVKCGNKIEVLTEMMSKSRGNIVPVAPFVEEHGADVARITILFAGPAEKDMVWSDAGVEGAKRFLVRILRFYKENGQVVKGQRISVNPDNLDESEKYLYIRLQQTIKSVREDSSQFHFNTAIAKMMEFLNDLQDFNKKDSVVLKKACVDFALLLAPFAPHIAEELWHTMGFEDTIFAERYPDYDERYLHFEEIEIPVQINGKVRGKVTVPKGAGQEEVLKRALEVEKIKSYVEGNDIEKVVFVQDRLLNIVIKTRGGKADG
- a CDS encoding nucleoside deaminase, with amino-acid sequence MLNLEKYYFQEAIREAESAFKEGEVPVGCVIVKDGEIIAKGHNRVESLNDPTAHAEIIAIGSAGEKLKNWRLTGCTMYVTLEPCLMCTGALILSRIDKVVYLVEDPKFGTFESQLQIDDLFKFNHKFEVQKYEDPELQEKVKNLMQSFFKSLRK
- a CDS encoding N-6 DNA methylase; this encodes MPDNDPTKITQIFSASDVKHGLSLFTDDEIRAVEDMIIERDGKFYIKCQIKEKDKVAKPEEIVRQLWIYRLLNKYNYPKDRIDVERVVYFGSRDSGLADIVVLQEDLQHPYIIFEVKRPQRTAGLEQLKSYCNADGAPIGVWSNGNEMIRLHREDPNIFVEIPRIPENGETLRDILTERWTLKWLEEHDELKQGKTTLKKILLDLEELVLGNAGVDPFEEIFKLIYAKLYDEWRGINDPSYQLEFFVGDRSSEQVKREISNLLEGAKREWQGVFEPTDRIELRSEHLKVCVSFLEKIKLFNSNLRIIDEAFEYLIPQVAKKKEGQFFTPRPVIDMVVKMLNPKASEFVIDPACGSAGFLLHSVMWVAGKVISGKPLPESARNFAQTKIYGIDIAKKAVKIAKAINLIVGDGKSHIYKDNSLAPHTWEDETKSGLRNRLLRFPDNPKKDGENQSKFLFFDFDVLMTNPPFAGTVREMDILKLYNLAEKNGRWVNKIGRHILFLERSLQFISPGGRMAIVLPQGLLNNTNAEYIRRFIIDEARVLAVVGLHVNTFKPHTGTKTSVLFLRKYTDEEKEQIQQIRAKYEGEWEKFLENLKEKYQNLTWDSPVDEEEIPEELNSFLETYFESREEIKKSLARRN
- the fusA gene encoding elongation factor G → MVEKIRNVTIVGHGGSGKTTLCEAIFYKTGVISRMGSIEQGNTVMDYDEEEIKRKFSIRLAVGYVEYNGYFINLIDTPGYLDFAGEVAAGIRVADNALVVIDATSGIEVGTEKYFEMAKKKGIPIFLFINKMTGQEINLDKLWEELKQIFGHHVTPFQIPLGKGANFKGVFDLVTGDVNSLPPDVKDYALKEREKFRENIIETSEDLLEKYMAGEEISDAELMPVLKKSILNQEIIPVFYGDAKEALGIVELLNGIVSFAASPVDVKPEVGKLSGNDVEIKPDPEGKAVAFVFKTFQEAHLGEVSIIKVLSGKIESGKEYLNSRTQRAEKVNQMYIVRGADRKEVPTLSAGMIGALVKLKDTKTNDTLSDKDYPVEVEKIVFPEPLVSIAIVPESREDQDKVSEGLNRLRNEDPAIDFKYDPELKQTLLWGLGEIHLDVVISRLKEKYGVNVRTEKPKIPYRESIRKTAEGFGKYVKQTGGHGQYGICNIRIEPLPRGGGYEFVNQIFGGAIPNNFIPAVETGVKKAMESGVLAGAKVVDVRVVLYDGKYHPVDSSNLAFEIAGSLAFKDAQAKADPYLLEPIYELEVTVPEEFMGDVIGDINARRGKILGMDSQGRYQVIRALVPLAELYKYSSTLRSITKGRGTYTMKFSHYDEVPAEIAKKIIEEAKKEKKEE
- a CDS encoding tetratricopeptide repeat protein yields the protein MLIFLLSLNLFIPPYEHLYLKTGLESKIDKYFASGMIDSAEYYAQKLLNTSKDQKTKRKALLYLYRIYKTSGNEKEAYNTLQKILKESGHSDSLTLYRDYFTYLYNSNKLNQIIELKDEIPSDDTLYFIMGLTLFKLNKLDTALTFLTKCRLKEALYLRAFSLYKLGNYSEAESLSKGLNWGELTLLTFSQKELWDSIVSYIEEQNIALNEKLLPYFRVLYIVALKKTGRKVPFTYYKEWLTTNKGHQLEDYVSFLYAEDLADQGEWSTAIEALNSIDTVHFFSKFPSFKGEYFWIKGKAFFYRGSNLINITKHLLQASNLIQDPMIKDSCNYLLGLTYLKFGLYKKAVLYFQRVREDSNLYLDASFNLITAYYQLSQYDDALEIIEKVLKKRDLPVELKFNLLTIKAKIHEAHKDYSKAITTYQTMLLYETRKPKIYEIYYNIEMLKYKKGDYESLDKAYYSYINKFPDSPYVPQLYYDLLLKYIYSKDTENARKLLNSLIGKFPENSKTLDAIDLYFSSQIATLEDTTILKELLSKNPDIEDYVYLTLGRFYKRLRLYDVALKSLSTVKQGTYYNQAQVEIMEIYFLLNKYNEVEMLGTEIMPDEIKEYTSYRILELVLKAVKNEGKVLTFNSLVNRYANKDFPFKKDFCLMVSDIYIKEKDTTNAVKFLRMARDLGATDQEIANYNVELLKLSREIVR
- a CDS encoding exonuclease domain-containing protein codes for the protein MIFEKNLTSDFPFEKCSFVALDIEATGLRIKEDRILEIALVKWEYNGKKQYFESLFNPGVEPTQHSINIHGITKAEFQNAPEFRQLKKKIVDFIGDSILIGFNILSLDLSILNKELRLQGEAPLYNYIIDVQGVASKILGTPKERSLYTVSKELDIYPSHFHRALPDAETTLKIWIKLLEHFRAQGFRTLKELHERGYFNIKLNPVARDIFLLGRQNRYVEIVYKSPTSPKTKRTIEPLGVRGSMVDAFCNLRLDFRSFNTSYILSYK